A single region of the Accipiter gentilis chromosome 6, bAccGen1.1, whole genome shotgun sequence genome encodes:
- the CCDC39 gene encoding coiled-coil domain-containing protein 39 produces MDSVGSRSTASVLAELRWDDGYAVPVANAENKALEDELQKMQNEKIRLQNELADFEERTEAMTSHLKNVRQELGFAQSLYKARENEIETEQHFKALAERERGRLKSEIKRLEDEIVSLREKKNSQENTINKTTMKLENLKQQMNCDEEVLESWIKESNRKDSDAITIQKYAQQDEGKVGALTLQVEKLTMQANQKRRALDNELTETLTAQIELDKTAEDFRRVHQERQEVIRQWENAIQQMQKRDQQIDHCALLITEIKQEIRKKEIVLKEKTSFLVNETLNNMEYEKKISSAEREATSLRNEYQTQDSYSVQLQDELDTLKSTVDRTASDLESLRTQVTNLKKEIQKKKARLSFLKEKNASLSNKLKLVTEETLSSEDKALRMEEILKEEEKNVKEKETEMNQLKELFFKKTQELKVQKDKEKCVLAEIEGSRTSLKNLQSRLHRLDADALKQQELIYNQDFYIQQVQRRLSRLEGEVNADEKQVLEAKVAKLKKTLEEKKNAYDVLHAQYKKLENDVHFIRRAMDKTGEETSAMMIKINELNLFNERSDQELKKAKAIKQEMMVEDNLLKLELNRLRDTLCNKTEKVLTLEKQKLELKKAIAERTEEIKIHKAMLDSQIRLVDQERQRVSAEFQDRLNKIDKLRCRYEILTVVMMPPEREEEKTHTYYVIKAAQEKEALQREGDDLDAKICKAEKEIVALGNTLCVLNNCNSNYRNSFKEVTETSEEYEEKLKLEEEKKAADEKYRYKRRQMKELQENLQSMEKKFDVVLKQEALFQEQKKEKQALILQLSKDIEEQKPKLERVTKQCSRLSREIQSLKKTKTETQEERDIDLRELKSFNKTIDKLLADVLEANPDLTTPFQMYFHQSNLDLPAIASAAGSQSSRSPSTQNSLASTRSSRSTSSGSSQTSSLKVIDLSLPINTPAEAAAVGSQLSSRGSTSDICKYKKKS; encoded by the exons ATGGACAGCGTCGGCAGCCGCTCCACCGCCTCGGTGCTGGCCGAGCTCCGCTGGGACGATGGCTACGCCGTCCCCGTGGCCAACGCGGAGAACAAGGCGCTGGAGGACGAA CTGCAGAAGATGCAAAACGAAAAAATAAGGCTGCAGAATGAGTTGGCCGACTTTGAAGAGCGTACAGAAGCCATGACATCTCATTTGAAAAACGTAAGACAAGAGCTCGGCTTCGCTCAG TCTCTTTACAAAGCCAGAGAGAATGAAATTGAAACTGAACAACACTTTAAAGCCCTTGCAGAGAGAGAACGTGGACGTCTCAAAAGTGAGATTAAACGACTGGAAGATGAGATAGTTTccttaagagaaaagaaaaacagtcaagAA AATACTATAAATAAAACCACTATGAAGTTGGAAAACTTAAAACAGCAGATGAACTGTGATGAGGAAGTTCTGGAGAGCTGGATAAAGGAGTCAAATCGTAAAGATAGTGATGCTATCACAATCCAGAAGTATGCACAGCAAGATGAAGGGAAAGTAGGA GCATTAACCCTTCAAGTAGAAAAGTTGACCATGCAAGCGAATCAGAAGCGCAGAGCTCTTGATAATGAGCTTACAGAAACGTTGACAGCTCAG atAGAGCTTGACAAGACAGCTGAAGATTTTCGCAGAGTTCATCAGGAAAGGCAAGAAGTCATCAGGCAGTGGGAGAATGCAATACAACAGATGCAAAAAAGAGATCAACAGATTGATCATTGTGCCTTG CTAATAACAGAGATAAAACAGGAGAtcagaaagaaggaaattgtGCTGAAAGAGAAGACTTCCTTTTTGGTAAATGAAACTCTTAATAATAtggaatatgaaaagaaaatttcttctgcTGAGCGGGAAGCTACCAGCCTCCGAAATGAGTATCAAACTCAGGATAGTTATAGCGTTCAGCTGCAGGATGAG CTAGACACTTTGAAATCCACTGTGGACAGAACTGCTTCTGATCTGGAGTCTTTGAGAACACAAGTAACCAAtctgaagaaagaaattcagaaaaaaaaagccag ATTAagctttcttaaagaaaaaaatgcaagtcttTCCAATAAGCTGAAGCTTGTGACTGAGGAGACACTCAGTTCAGAAGACAAAGCTTTGAGGATGGAAGAAATactaaaggaagaagaaaaaaatgtcaag gaaaaagaaacagaaatgaaccAGTTAAAAGAACTATTTTTCAAGAAGACTCAAGAGTTAAAGGTGCAGAAGGATAAGGAGAAGTGTGTTCTAGCAGAAATTGAGGGAAGTCGAACATCACTTAAAAATCTTCAGAGTCGACTGCACAGACTTGATGCAGATGCACTAAAACAACAAGAATTAATATATAACCAG gaTTTTTATATTCAGCAAGTACAGAGACGTCTGTCACGGTTAGAAGGAGAGGTTAATGCAGATGAAAAACAAGTTTTGGAAGCAAAAGTTGCTAAACTTAAGAAAaccttagaagaaaagaaaaatgcatatgaTGTTTTACATGCGCAGTACAAGAAACTTGAG AATGATGTCCATTTCATCAGGAGAGCAATGGATAAGACAGGAGAAGAAACAAGTGCTATGATGATCAAGATAAATGAACTAAATCTTTTCAATGAGAGATCAGATCAGGAGTTAAAAAAAGCTAAAGCCATTAAGCAG GAGATGATGGTTGAAGATAATCTCTTAAAACTAGAATTGAACCGTCTTAGAGATACTCTGTGTAATAAGACAGAGAAAGTTCTaacactggaaaaacaaaaactGGAGTTAAAGAAAGCCATAGCAGAAAGAACTGAGGAAATTAAGATTCATAAGGCAATGCTGGATTCCCAGATAAGACTTGTGGATCAGGAACGGCAACGCGTAAG TGCTGAATTTCAAGATCGCCTAAATAAAATTGATAAACTGAGATGCAGATATGAAATTCTTACTGTTGTCATGATGCCACctgaaagagaagaggagaaaactcATACCTACTATGTAATTAAG gCTGCACAGGAAAAGGAAGCACTTCAACGTGAAGGTGATGATTTAGATGCAAAGATctgcaaagctgaaaaagaaattgtagcTCTGGGAAACACTTTGTGCGTACTTAATAACTGCAACAGCAATTACCGAAACTCTTTCAAGGAAGTTACTGAGACAA GTGaagaatatgaggaaaaattgaaactagaggaagagaagaaggctGCTGATGAAAAATACAGATACAAACGAAGACAGATGAAAGAACTTCAGGAAAATCTCCAG AGCATGGAAAAAAAGTTTGATGTAGTACTGAAGCAGGAGGCCCTCTTCCAagagcaaaagaaggaaaaacaagctcTTATTTTGCAGCTGAGCAAAGACATAGAAGAACAGAAGCCAAAACTAGAAAGGGTTACAAAACAG tgttcCAGGCTATCCAGAGAAATTCAGTCTCTGAAGAAAACtaaaacagaaacacaggaagaaagagaCATTGATCTTCGTGAATTGAAAAGCTTCAACAAAACCATCGACAAATTGTTAGCTGATGTTCTAGAAGCAAATCCTGATTTAACTACACCCTTTCAAATGTACTTTCACCAG TCCAATTTAGACCTTCCTGcaattgcttctgctgctggtaGTCAAAGTTCTCGATCACCATCCACACAAAACTCACTAGCTTCTACCAG GTCTTCCAGAAGCACAAGTTCAGGCTCTAGTCAAACTTCATCACTGAAAGTCATAGATCTGAGCCTCCCTATCAAcactcctgcagaagcagctgctgttggTTCACAGCTGTCCAGCAGAGGTAGCACCTCGGATatttgtaaatacaaaaaaaagtcttaa